In Meiothermus sp. CFH 77666, the sequence GTGGTGGACTGGATCGCTCCCGACAACGTGGATCACCTGGCCCTGATCGAAGACCAGATCGAGCTCCTGGAGTTCGAGGTACCCCCCGACTTCCGCGAGACCCCTTTCGACAAGCTGGTGCTGCCCCAGGGGGCGGTGGCGGTGGCCCTCGAGCGCGGCACCAAGGTCTACCTGCGCTCCCCTATGCTGGCGGTTACGGCTGGCGACAAGCTCCTGGTACTCACCGACCGGCAGGTGGCCGATGAAGTCCTGGCCCAGGTTCGCTAAAGCAGTCCGGGCCAACCCCATCCCGGTGGCCACCTACATGACCGGAACGGTGTATGTGGCGCTGGGTGCGGTGATGGGCCTGCTGGGCCTGACCGATACGCTCCTGGGCGAGAATGCCCTGGGCTTTTTTGTGGGGGCGGCCATTGGACTACCCCTTGGCTGGGTTCTCCGGCGGCTGGGAAGCCCCCAGGCCGAGCCGCGCCGGGCCGAAGCCCTGCTCACAGTGGCCGGGCTCTGGATTCTGGTGCCCATCCTGGGGGCCATCCCGTACTGGATTTCGGGGGGCCTCAGCTACCTGGACGCGCTGTTCGAAGCCACCTCCGGCTTCAGCACCACCGGGGCCACCATCCTGGCCGACTTCTCGCAGTTCAGCTATGGGCTTTTTTTCTGGCGCAGCCTGAGCCAGTGGTTTGGCGGGATGGGCATCCTGCTGCTCTTTATTGTGGTCTTGCCCCACCTGGCCCTGGCTGGACGGCAGATGTTTTTTGCCGAGACCACCGGCGTACAAAAGCAGCAGCTCACCCCCAAGCTGCGCCAAACCGCCAACTACATCCTGCGGGTCTATCTGCTACTGACCCTGCTCACCCTGACCGCCTACCTGCTGACCGGCGTGCCGGTCTTCGAGGCCATCACCAACACCTTCTCGAGCGTCTCCGCCGGCGGTTTCAGCCCCAACCCCCAGAGTTTCGCAGCCTATGCCCCCCTCACCCAGTGGATAGCGGCCGTGGTCATGTTCCTGACCGGGGTTAATCTGCTGCTCCAGTACCGGGCCATTTTTGGCCGCGAGTACGCCGCGCCCCTGCGCGACCCCGAGTTTCGCGCCTACGCCCTGATTGTGCTGACGGTAGCGCTGGTCATGGCGGGGGTGCTGTTCTTCCGACACGACTACACCCTGGAACCGGCCCTGCGCCATGCCTTCTTTCAAACCGCTTCCATCATTACCGGCACCGGTTTCGCCTCGGCAGACTTTGCCCAGTGGGTGGTACCCGCCCAGACCCTTCTGGTCATGCTGATGTTCGTGGGCGGAAGCGCCGGCAGCGTGGGGGGGAGCATCAAGGTCATCCGCTGGCTGGTGATTGGCTCATTGGTGCGGCGGGAGTTGCAGCGGGCCCTGCACCCCCAGGCAGTGCTGCCTTTGCGGGTCGGCAACAAGAACATCGGCGAGGATGTACTGCGGGCGGTTTCGGCCTTTATCACCCTGTACGTGGGTCTCTTTGCCCTGGGCGCACTGGTGATGGGGGTCTTGGAAGAAGACTTCGTGGTCGCCTTTACCGCCTCGGCGGCGGCCATCGGCAACGTGGGACCTGGGCTGGGCGATGTGGGGCCCATGGCCCACTACGGCAATCTGCATCCCATCTCCAAAGCGGTGATGATTTTTCAGATGTGGGCAGGCCGGATCGAGTTGATTGCGGTATTCTCGCTCTTCACCCCCGACCTCTGGCGTCGGCTAAGGGCCTGAGGCGCTCGATGAAATCCAGGCTGTTCATACCTGCATTGCTCTGGCGGCGCAACAACTCTGAAGCCGCACAGTCTGGAATTGAACTAGCCCAGCGCGTTTTACACGCTTTCGATGGCCTGGCCTGCTCGCAGCGAAAGGCAGGGTTGGTATTCATACCAACTCTGCGCGTGAGCGGCGCTAAACGCGCCCCTCACTTGCCGCGCCAGGGGGCGCGTCCGAGGGTCTCTTATATCGCTTTTGGGTCACTTCTGAGCAGATTGGGTGTCAGATGAGAACCCGAGCTAAACCCTGGCTGCTCGAAAACCTGCGCTTTGCTTACTACTTCCTGGGCGTGGTGTACCTGGCTTTGGGCCTGGTAATGCTGGGGCTCGAGGCCCTGGCGCTTCTGCTCCGCGAATCGCCCTGGGGCTTCCTGATCGGGGCTGTGGTAGGCCTGGGACTGGGTGGGTGGTTCCGTAAACTGGGCGACCCCAGACACGAGCCGGGCCGGGCCGAAGCCCTCCTCTCGATTGCCCTGATCTGGCTGCTGGTGCCTGCTTTGGGCGCCATCCCGTTCTGGATTGCGGGGGGTATGCCCTATCTCGATGCGCTCTTTGAAGCCATGTCGGGCTTCACCACCACCGGGGCCACCGCTCTGGCCGATTTTTCCCAGTTTGGCTATAGCCTCTTCTTCTGGCGCAGCCTGATGCAGTGGTTTGGAGGGGTCGGTTTCCTGGTGCTGGCGGTGGCCCTGCTGGCCCATCTGGCTGTGGCCGGGCGTCAGCTTTTTATCACCGAGAGCACCGGGGTCCAAAAAGAACCCTTCACCCCCCGGCTGCGCACCACCGCACAGAGCATCCTCAAAGTGTACGCTGCCCTTACCGTGGCCGCCGCGCTGTGCTACTGGGTCGCCGGTGTTCCCCCCTTTGAAGCCGTTTGCAACGCCCTGACCACCCTACCGGCTGCGGGGTTTAGCCCCAACCCCCGCAGTTTTGAGCAGTACACCCCGCTGGCCCAGTGGTTCGGCACCCTGTTCATGTTTCTGGGTGGGGCAGGTTTCGTGCTCCAGTACAGGCTTTTTTTCACGCTGGACCCCCGTCCGCTATTAAGAGATGTGGAGCTGCGGGTCTATACCCTGATTGTCCTGGTGTTTAGCTTATCGCTGGCGGCTTTCCTGATGACCCACCACACCCGGGACATGAACTATAGCTGGAGCGACGCCCTCCGCCATGCCTTCTTCAACGTGACCTCCATCATCACCACCACCGGCTATGCCAGCGCCGACTTTGCCCTATGGGTTCCGGCTGCCCAGGCCATTCTGGTCGCGGCCATGTTTGTGGGGGGATGTGCGGGCTCGGGCGCGGGGGGTATCAAGGTGATTCGGTTGCTGGTGGTGGGGGCTATTGTGCGGCGGGAGTTAATCCGTTCGCTGCACCCCCAGGCCATCATCACTCTGCGGCTGGGCAGCAAGGCTCTGGGTGAGGATGTGATGCGCTCGGTAGCCGCTTTCATTACGCTCTACGTGGCGCTGCTGGCCGCCGGTACGCTGACTATTTCGCTGCTCGAGAACAACTTTATAGTTGGCTTCACCGCAAGCGCCCAGGCCATCGGCAACATCGGGCCGGGGCTGGGCGAAGTGGGGCCGATGGGAAGCTATGCCGGATTGGAGCCGCTATCTAAAGCAATCCTGATTTTCCAGATGTGGGCCGGACGTATTGAGTTGATTCCGGTTTTTTTGCTTTTCACCCCCGAGCTGTGGAAGAAATTGCGGGGTTAAGAACGTCAAGGGTCAAGAGTCTAGGGTGGAGGGCCGTTGGGATTTGCGGCTTCTGGCTTTCGACCTTCGGCGTTCGGCTTTAAGCCCTGTAAACTGAAGCTGATGTCCAAGCCACCCATTCCCGAATCGTTTCGCCTTGACCACAAGAAAGTCCAGGCTCCTTACGTGCGACTGGCGGGGGTGAAGGAGACCCCCAGGGGCGACCGCATTGAGAAGTACGACCTGCGCTTTGTACAACCCAACCAAGAAGCCCTCAGCACCGGCACCGTTCACACCCTCGAGCACCTCCTGGCCACCTATATCCGCAGTCATCTCGAGGGGGTGGTGGACATTTCGCCGATGGGCTGCCGCACCGGGTTTTATATGGTAGTGCTGGGGGAGCCGGGGCCCCAGAAAGTACTGGAG encodes:
- a CDS encoding TrkH family potassium uptake protein → MGLLGLTDTLLGENALGFFVGAAIGLPLGWVLRRLGSPQAEPRRAEALLTVAGLWILVPILGAIPYWISGGLSYLDALFEATSGFSTTGATILADFSQFSYGLFFWRSLSQWFGGMGILLLFIVVLPHLALAGRQMFFAETTGVQKQQLTPKLRQTANYILRVYLLLTLLTLTAYLLTGVPVFEAITNTFSSVSAGGFSPNPQSFAAYAPLTQWIAAVVMFLTGVNLLLQYRAIFGREYAAPLRDPEFRAYALIVLTVALVMAGVLFFRHDYTLEPALRHAFFQTASIITGTGFASADFAQWVVPAQTLLVMLMFVGGSAGSVGGSIKVIRWLVIGSLVRRELQRALHPQAVLPLRVGNKNIGEDVLRAVSAFITLYVGLFALGALVMGVLEEDFVVAFTASAAAIGNVGPGLGDVGPMAHYGNLHPISKAVMIFQMWAGRIELIAVFSLFTPDLWRRLRA
- a CDS encoding TrkH family potassium uptake protein produces the protein MRTRAKPWLLENLRFAYYFLGVVYLALGLVMLGLEALALLLRESPWGFLIGAVVGLGLGGWFRKLGDPRHEPGRAEALLSIALIWLLVPALGAIPFWIAGGMPYLDALFEAMSGFTTTGATALADFSQFGYSLFFWRSLMQWFGGVGFLVLAVALLAHLAVAGRQLFITESTGVQKEPFTPRLRTTAQSILKVYAALTVAAALCYWVAGVPPFEAVCNALTTLPAAGFSPNPRSFEQYTPLAQWFGTLFMFLGGAGFVLQYRLFFTLDPRPLLRDVELRVYTLIVLVFSLSLAAFLMTHHTRDMNYSWSDALRHAFFNVTSIITTTGYASADFALWVPAAQAILVAAMFVGGCAGSGAGGIKVIRLLVVGAIVRRELIRSLHPQAIITLRLGSKALGEDVMRSVAAFITLYVALLAAGTLTISLLENNFIVGFTASAQAIGNIGPGLGEVGPMGSYAGLEPLSKAILIFQMWAGRIELIPVFLLFTPELWKKLRG
- a CDS encoding S-ribosylhomocysteine lyase → MSKPPIPESFRLDHKKVQAPYVRLAGVKETPRGDRIEKYDLRFVQPNQEALSTGTVHTLEHLLATYIRSHLEGVVDISPMGCRTGFYMVVLGEPGPQKVLEAFRETLKDVVNHTEPVPGVSELECGNYRDHDPQGARAWAQRVLESGLHIQETIEIMD